A genome region from Paradevosia shaoguanensis includes the following:
- a CDS encoding ABC transporter substrate-binding protein: MIGKSFARVVLALTLFAAAGNLAEAREVTHAMGVTEVPDAPERVVILTNEGTEALLHLGVVPVGAAQSWDGNPWYDHLKAQLTETTALGTESAINLELIAALEPDLILGTKVRQEKIYDQLSAIAPTVFTETIGGEWQDNYQFYADTLGLSDKGKADLAAFADKTNRLRDALGDQVNDRISLIRFSPGRTRIYYRNTFAGVILDQIGFKRPPAQDKMEFADQVTKERIPEMAGDRIYYFSADDDNDEARVNLSEWIEDPLWLSLDAVKAGKAFRVSELFWNTGGGIYCAEIMLDQLAENYGVKL, encoded by the coding sequence ATGATCGGCAAAAGTTTTGCCCGCGTGGTCCTGGCACTGACGCTCTTCGCAGCGGCCGGAAACCTGGCCGAAGCGCGCGAAGTCACCCATGCCATGGGCGTTACCGAGGTGCCGGACGCTCCCGAACGCGTGGTCATCCTCACCAACGAAGGCACCGAGGCCCTGCTGCACCTGGGGGTTGTGCCTGTTGGCGCCGCGCAATCCTGGGACGGCAATCCCTGGTACGATCATCTCAAGGCGCAACTGACCGAAACCACGGCGCTCGGCACGGAATCGGCGATCAACCTCGAACTTATTGCAGCGCTCGAACCCGACCTGATCCTCGGCACCAAGGTCCGCCAGGAGAAGATCTACGATCAGCTCTCGGCCATCGCCCCCACCGTCTTCACCGAAACCATCGGCGGGGAATGGCAGGACAATTACCAGTTCTACGCCGATACCCTCGGCCTCTCCGACAAGGGCAAGGCCGACCTCGCCGCCTTCGCCGACAAGACCAACCGGCTCCGCGACGCCCTTGGCGACCAGGTCAACGACCGGATCTCGCTCATCCGCTTCTCGCCCGGTCGCACCCGCATCTACTACCGCAACACCTTTGCCGGCGTGATCCTCGACCAGATCGGCTTCAAACGCCCACCGGCGCAGGACAAGATGGAATTCGCCGACCAGGTCACCAAGGAACGCATCCCCGAGATGGCCGGTGACCGCATCTATTATTTCTCCGCGGACGACGACAACGACGAAGCCCGGGTCAACCTCTCCGAATGGATCGAGGACCCGCTCTGGCTGAGCCTCGATGCTGTCAAGGCAGGCAAGGCCTTCCGCGTCTCCGAACTCTTCTGGAATACCGGCGGCGGCATCTACTGCGCCGAGATCATGCTCGATCAGCTCGCCGAGAACTACGGGGTCAAGCTCTGA
- a CDS encoding LysE family translocator codes for MPELPNLLAFALVSLGLVLTPGPNMVYVVSRSISQGRMAGLISLGGVALGFVFYMLCAAFGITAIIMAVPFAYDALRFGGAVYLLYLAWQALKPGGHSPFQVRELPKDSPRKLFLMGFLTNLLNPKIAMMYLSLLPQFISAEKGQVLMQSLVLGFTQTVISVSVNAMIALGAGSIAVFLTRRPFWMAAQRWFMGTVLAGLAVRLATEAQR; via the coding sequence ATGCCTGAACTGCCCAACCTGCTTGCCTTCGCCCTCGTTTCGCTGGGGCTCGTGCTGACGCCCGGGCCGAACATGGTCTATGTCGTCTCGCGCTCGATCTCGCAGGGGCGGATGGCGGGGCTGATCTCATTGGGCGGGGTGGCGCTGGGGTTCGTGTTCTACATGCTGTGCGCGGCGTTCGGCATCACGGCCATCATCATGGCGGTGCCCTTCGCCTATGATGCGCTGCGGTTCGGGGGAGCGGTCTATCTGCTCTATCTGGCCTGGCAGGCGCTCAAGCCCGGCGGGCACTCGCCGTTCCAGGTTCGGGAACTCCCCAAGGACAGCCCGCGCAAGCTTTTCCTGATGGGGTTCCTGACGAACCTGCTCAATCCCAAGATCGCGATGATGTACCTGTCGCTGCTGCCGCAGTTCATCAGCGCCGAGAAGGGGCAGGTGCTCATGCAATCGCTGGTGCTGGGCTTCACACAGACGGTGATCAGCGTGAGCGTCAACGCCATGATCGCGCTGGGGGCGGGGAGCATCGCGGTCTTCCTGACGCGGCGTCCGTTCTGGATGGCGGCGCAGCGCTGGTTCATGGGAACGGTGCTGGCCGGGCTGGCCGTTCGGCTCGCCACGGAGGCGCAGCGTTAG
- a CDS encoding FecCD family ABC transporter permease translates to MLLVVAAYASLTLGYKLYSPADIWGLLTGATGEAQIVLMQYRVPRVVIAPIVGAALGIAGVVVQTLSRNRIASPDTLGLNAGASFAVVVASAGFGVSSMLGLSAAAATGALLTALLVFAIAAGAGGLSPIRIVLIGVTIAGLFSALVEVVLTVRETMLDQLLFWLAGAVVDRPLTLVATGGPIVAIGALLAVLLAPSLDILQTDEQTARGLGVPVALVRVGCFAAIALLTGASVAMAGPVGFVGLVVPHAARSMVGLKHMHQLLAAALFGALYLTVADVVARFVIYPLEAPVGAITAVVGGCVLVVLLRRRAA, encoded by the coding sequence GTGCTGCTGGTCGTGGCCGCCTATGCGAGCCTGACTCTGGGCTACAAGCTCTATTCGCCGGCCGATATCTGGGGCCTGCTGACCGGGGCCACCGGCGAGGCGCAGATCGTGCTGATGCAGTATCGCGTGCCGCGCGTGGTAATCGCCCCGATCGTGGGCGCGGCGCTGGGGATTGCCGGCGTCGTGGTACAGACGCTTTCGCGCAATCGCATCGCTTCGCCTGACACGCTGGGGCTCAATGCCGGGGCGTCGTTTGCCGTGGTGGTGGCGAGCGCCGGGTTTGGCGTCTCGTCGATGCTCGGGCTTTCGGCCGCGGCGGCGACCGGGGCGCTGCTGACGGCGTTACTGGTTTTCGCCATTGCGGCGGGGGCGGGCGGGTTGTCACCGATCCGGATCGTGCTGATCGGCGTCACCATTGCCGGGCTGTTTTCGGCGCTGGTCGAGGTGGTGCTGACGGTGCGCGAAACGATGCTCGACCAGTTGCTGTTCTGGCTGGCTGGCGCCGTGGTCGACCGGCCGCTGACGCTGGTGGCGACGGGCGGGCCGATCGTGGCTATCGGCGCGCTGCTCGCGGTGCTGCTGGCGCCATCGCTCGATATTCTCCAGACGGACGAGCAGACGGCGCGCGGGCTTGGCGTGCCGGTGGCGCTGGTTCGGGTCGGGTGCTTTGCGGCCATCGCGCTACTGACCGGTGCCTCGGTGGCGATGGCGGGGCCGGTGGGGTTCGTGGGTCTGGTCGTGCCGCATGCGGCACGGTCTATGGTGGGGCTCAAGCATATGCATCAATTGCTGGCGGCGGCCCTCTTCGGGGCGCTCTACCTGACGGTGGCGGATGTCGTGGCGCGGTTCGTGATCTATCCGCTGGAGGCGCCGGTGGGGGCGATCACGGCGGTGGTCGGCGGTTGCGTGCTGGTGGTGCTGCTGCGGAGGCGCGCGGCATGA
- a CDS encoding sucrase ferredoxin translates to MAARTFCTDLALERGEPHEGTALDLRRVLLLAVPHGQWRLRRTAVGLSPLLEEAQAYAYSKSAYALFMDKVEGRGDVPQLMAFPENQVLDGVDEETIAAAMRRWADGGEIGGRVEERTTILVCTDSRRDACCARYGYATYKALVAQADPDKFNILQCNHLGGCRFATSLCVQPNAARYGRLRPEQVPEFLEAIGRGETYLPLSMGRIGLEEPQQVAELAARRFAVTAGGNDGATALSLQTASADEMVFLAEVDGIAVDVTVARRSFERHGNCEAVGNEPANIVSRWVEQSVSRHVAG, encoded by the coding sequence ATGGCGGCGCGGACGTTCTGCACGGACCTGGCGCTCGAGCGGGGCGAACCGCATGAGGGAACCGCGCTCGACCTGCGCCGCGTGCTGCTGCTGGCGGTGCCGCATGGGCAATGGCGGCTGCGGCGCACGGCGGTGGGGCTGTCTCCGCTGCTGGAGGAAGCGCAGGCCTATGCCTATTCCAAGAGCGCCTATGCGCTCTTCATGGACAAGGTCGAGGGTCGGGGCGACGTACCGCAATTGATGGCCTTCCCGGAGAACCAGGTGCTCGACGGGGTGGACGAGGAAACCATCGCTGCGGCCATGCGGCGTTGGGCGGATGGCGGCGAGATAGGCGGCAGGGTCGAGGAGCGGACGACGATCCTCGTCTGCACCGACAGCCGGCGCGATGCCTGTTGCGCGCGTTATGGCTACGCGACCTACAAGGCGCTGGTGGCGCAGGCCGACCCGGACAAGTTCAACATCCTGCAGTGCAACCACCTTGGTGGATGCCGGTTCGCCACCTCGCTCTGCGTGCAGCCGAATGCGGCGCGCTATGGGCGGCTGCGGCCCGAGCAGGTGCCGGAATTCCTGGAGGCGATCGGGCGGGGCGAGACCTACCTGCCGCTCTCGATGGGACGGATCGGGCTCGAGGAGCCGCAGCAGGTGGCTGAGCTGGCGGCACGGCGCTTTGCGGTGACGGCCGGAGGGAATGACGGAGCGACAGCGCTGTCGCTGCAGACGGCGAGCGCGGACGAGATGGTGTTCCTGGCCGAGGTCGATGGGATCGCAGTGGATGTGACCGTGGCGCGGCGGAGCTTCGAGCGGCACGGGAACTGCGAAGCGGTGGGGAACGAGCCGGCCAATATCGTCTCCCGCTGGGTCGAACAATCGGTCAGCCGGCACGTGGCGGGCTGA
- a CDS encoding FecCD family ABC transporter permease, translated as MSQAILAANRRAYFFVGLFLVLALLMALAGVAFGSSWVSFDRILGVIFGGGAKTERLIVLQLRLPRVVIAILAGGAMAVAGYLLQKVTRNNLASPGVLGVIDGSALGVVIFLALLSDESNSLVTSIAWQPVAALLGALAAISAVFILSGRQASSAIRLLLFGIAIAAVAKAGVMILMLVGPIYRTTQAARWIAGAVNEINWGEIQVTALGLLPVLIVTLLVARKLPPTDLDEVSARSLGLNLPVFRVAIFALAALLTALAVAFVGGVGFIGLMAPHMARLIVGRPVIPGLIVSFLLGAIMLVGADFIVRVLFAPTEVPAGTVTAVIGTPYFLYLLMRKDRTNG; from the coding sequence ATGAGCCAGGCTATTCTTGCCGCCAATCGGCGGGCCTATTTTTTCGTCGGGCTGTTCCTGGTGCTGGCGTTGCTCATGGCGCTGGCCGGGGTGGCCTTCGGCAGTTCGTGGGTCAGCTTCGACCGTATCCTCGGGGTGATCTTCGGGGGCGGGGCCAAGACCGAGCGGCTGATCGTGCTGCAATTGCGGCTGCCGCGCGTGGTGATTGCGATCCTTGCTGGCGGGGCGATGGCCGTAGCCGGCTACCTGCTGCAGAAGGTGACGCGCAACAACCTGGCTTCGCCGGGCGTGCTCGGCGTGATCGATGGGTCGGCGCTGGGCGTCGTCATCTTTCTGGCGCTGCTGTCGGACGAGAGCAATTCGCTGGTGACCTCGATCGCATGGCAGCCGGTGGCGGCGCTGCTCGGGGCGCTGGCGGCGATCTCGGCGGTGTTCATCCTCTCGGGGCGGCAGGCGTCGTCGGCGATCCGACTGCTGCTCTTCGGCATTGCCATTGCGGCGGTGGCCAAGGCCGGCGTCATGATCCTGATGCTGGTCGGGCCAATCTACCGGACGACGCAGGCGGCGCGCTGGATTGCGGGGGCGGTCAACGAGATCAACTGGGGCGAGATCCAGGTTACGGCGCTCGGCCTGCTGCCGGTGCTGATCGTGACGCTGCTGGTTGCGCGCAAGCTTCCGCCCACCGACCTCGACGAGGTTTCGGCGCGCAGCCTCGGGCTCAACCTGCCGGTCTTCCGGGTCGCCATCTTTGCGCTGGCAGCGTTGCTGACGGCGCTGGCGGTGGCGTTCGTGGGTGGCGTCGGGTTCATCGGGCTTATGGCGCCGCATATGGCGCGGCTGATCGTCGGGCGGCCGGTCATTCCGGGGCTGATCGTGAGCTTCCTGCTTGGAGCGATCATGCTGGTGGGCGCCGATTTCATCGTGCGCGTCCTCTTCGCGCCGACCGAGGTGCCGGCCGGCACGGTGACGGCGGTGATCGGGACGCCCTATTTCCTCTACCTTCTCATGCGCAAGGACCGGACCAATGGTTGA
- a CDS encoding DUF3060 domain-containing protein produces the protein MNRLAVLIALAALSPLAATAEELTVEGADLQRAIACDGEDVGIYGADNQIDLTGNCGNVLVYGSKHVVTFEHAASLTVSGMNHITTGGDVAKLIVDTADSTVTVTIDGKDAAGAIDVSGTGHKVKLNLVSASTLEVAGSDQSVEWTIAKGIKQPKVQMSGVGNKVGPAP, from the coding sequence ATGAACCGTCTTGCCGTCCTCATCGCCCTCGCGGCGCTCTCGCCCCTTGCCGCTACGGCCGAAGAACTGACGGTGGAAGGCGCGGACCTTCAGCGGGCGATTGCCTGCGACGGCGAAGACGTCGGCATCTACGGCGCCGATAACCAGATCGACCTCACCGGCAATTGCGGCAACGTCCTCGTCTACGGCAGCAAGCACGTCGTGACCTTCGAGCACGCCGCCTCCCTCACCGTCTCGGGCATGAATCACATCACCACCGGTGGCGACGTCGCCAAGCTGATCGTGGATACTGCCGACAGCACCGTCACGGTCACCATCGACGGCAAGGATGCTGCCGGCGCCATCGACGTCAGCGGCACCGGCCACAAGGTCAAGCTCAACCTGGTTTCCGCCTCGACCCTGGAAGTCGCTGGCTCGGACCAATCGGTCGAGTGGACCATCGCCAAGGGCATCAAGCAGCCCAAGGTCCAGATGTCGGGCGTCGGCAACAAGGTCGGCCCCGCGCCCTGA
- a CDS encoding ABC transporter ATP-binding protein — protein MVDRVSVDNLTVAYGSHSAVNGVTLSVPKGKVTVLAGPNGCGKSTLLRAVRRLHAAQSGKVLLGDVDISRLKEKELAREIGLLAQSPSAPEDMRVEELVRLGRYPHQSMMQPWSPEDGDAVENAMFGTGVAQLRDRRLGSLSGGQLQRVWIAMVLAQETDVICLDEPVNHLDMAHQIDCLDLVSRLNRERGRTVVLVLHDLNLAARYADRLVFLKEGKVVRAGDPAELMEEKLIGEVFGIQCRVIEDPVHNRPMCIPMRNTSPRFAVEA, from the coding sequence ATGGTTGATCGCGTTTCGGTCGATAACCTCACGGTCGCCTACGGCTCGCATTCGGCTGTGAACGGCGTCACCCTCAGCGTGCCCAAGGGCAAGGTCACGGTGCTGGCCGGGCCCAATGGTTGCGGAAAGTCGACGCTGCTGCGCGCCGTGCGACGGCTGCATGCGGCGCAATCCGGCAAGGTGCTGCTGGGCGACGTGGATATTTCCCGGCTCAAGGAAAAGGAACTGGCGCGCGAGATCGGGCTCCTGGCGCAGAGTCCCTCGGCGCCGGAAGACATGCGGGTCGAGGAACTGGTGCGGCTGGGGCGCTATCCGCATCAATCGATGATGCAGCCGTGGAGCCCGGAAGACGGCGACGCGGTGGAGAACGCGATGTTCGGCACGGGCGTCGCGCAGTTGCGCGACCGGCGGCTGGGTTCGCTTTCGGGCGGGCAGTTGCAGCGCGTGTGGATCGCGATGGTGCTGGCGCAGGAGACGGACGTGATCTGCCTCGACGAGCCGGTGAACCATCTCGACATGGCCCACCAGATCGACTGCCTCGACCTCGTCAGCCGCCTCAACCGCGAGCGGGGGCGGACGGTGGTGCTGGTGTTGCACGACCTCAACCTGGCGGCGCGCTATGCGGACCGGCTGGTTTTCCTCAAGGAAGGCAAGGTGGTGAGGGCGGGCGACCCGGCGGAGCTGATGGAAGAGAAACTCATCGGCGAAGTGTTCGGCATCCAGTGCCGCGTGATCGAGGACCCGGTGCATAACCGGCCGATGTGCATTCCGATGCGCAATACCTCGCCGCGCTTTGCCGTGGAGGCCTGA